Proteins encoded together in one Dechloromonas sp. HYN0024 window:
- a CDS encoding cation diffusion facilitator family transporter has protein sequence MGPEHHPPAATPGERAAEAQKATWVSVAVNLVMTVLQLIVGWLAHSQSLIAHGLHSFSDLLSDFLVIYASRQSAHPADQAHPYGHARVETAATLVLGTSLALIGGGILWESGMRLQHIEALPTVELSALWVAIATVISKEGLYRYLIRVAERQRSQLLIANALHTRADAASALVVVVGIGGALLGWSFLDLLAAALMGFMILHMGAGLAWGAIKELIDTGLDDVQVEAIRKTLLATPGVRDLHELRTRRMAHQALVDTHVQVDSRISVSEGHRIAESARARVLREHPEVLDVLVHIDPEDDMDPDSYATRLPARDKLLSELQPLLVDLPEPEKIVLHYLRGQIEAEIYFSHTLFENGEALRQAESILIDRLKSHPLIRKISLNCFVAP, from the coding sequence ATGGGACCAGAGCATCACCCTCCCGCCGCCACTCCCGGCGAGCGCGCTGCCGAGGCGCAAAAGGCAACCTGGGTAAGCGTCGCGGTCAATCTGGTGATGACTGTCCTTCAGTTGATCGTCGGCTGGCTGGCCCATTCGCAATCGCTGATCGCCCACGGCCTGCATTCCTTTTCCGACCTGCTCTCGGATTTTCTCGTGATCTACGCCAGCCGGCAGAGCGCCCACCCGGCCGACCAGGCGCATCCTTATGGCCATGCCCGCGTCGAAACCGCCGCGACGCTGGTGCTGGGAACGTCGCTGGCCCTGATTGGCGGCGGCATTCTCTGGGAGTCGGGGATGCGTCTGCAGCACATCGAGGCCCTGCCGACGGTTGAGCTGTCGGCCCTGTGGGTGGCGATTGCCACGGTGATTTCCAAGGAAGGCCTGTATCGCTACCTGATTCGCGTCGCCGAGCGTCAGCGTTCGCAACTGCTTATCGCCAATGCCCTGCATACGCGGGCCGATGCGGCGTCGGCGCTGGTCGTGGTGGTCGGTATTGGCGGCGCCTTGCTGGGCTGGTCTTTCCTCGACCTGCTGGCGGCAGCCTTGATGGGTTTCATGATCTTGCACATGGGGGCTGGTCTGGCCTGGGGGGCGATCAAGGAACTGATCGATACCGGTCTTGACGATGTTCAGGTTGAGGCGATCCGCAAGACCCTGCTGGCCACGCCCGGCGTGCGCGACCTGCACGAATTGCGGACCCGGCGCATGGCCCATCAGGCGCTGGTCGATACGCATGTCCAGGTCGATTCGCGGATCAGCGTGTCGGAAGGCCATCGCATTGCCGAGTCGGCGCGCGCCCGCGTGCTGCGCGAACATCCCGAGGTGCTCGATGTGCTCGTCCATATCGATCCCGAAGACGACATGGACCCGGATAGCTACGCGACACGATTGCCCGCCCGGGATAAATTGCTCAGCGAATTGCAGCCCTTGCTGGTCGATCTGCCGGAACCCGAGAAAATCGTCCTGCATTACCTGCGCGGGCAGATCGAGGCGGAAATCTATTTCAGCCACACCCTGTTCGAGAATGGCGAGGCGCTGCGACAGGCCGAGTCGATCCTGATCGACCGCCTGAAGTCGCATCCGCTAATTCGGAAAATTTCGCTGAATTGTTTTGTTGCACCATAA
- a CDS encoding rhodanese-like domain-containing protein yields MGKLTEILKLAQTRGKALERPYLGELTPQEASDILHLAPGARIVDVRTRAEWDWVGRVAGAVEIEWNQYPGGVRNPNFVAELKRQIDPEALVMFLCRSGVRSVGAATAATEAGYNSCYNILEGFEGDKDANGHRNTIGGWRKAGLPWIQG; encoded by the coding sequence ATGGGAAAGTTAACCGAGATACTCAAGCTCGCCCAAACCCGGGGCAAAGCACTGGAACGGCCCTACCTGGGCGAACTGACGCCGCAGGAAGCGAGCGACATTTTGCATCTGGCCCCCGGCGCCAGAATCGTCGATGTCCGCACCCGTGCCGAATGGGACTGGGTCGGCCGGGTGGCCGGCGCCGTCGAAATCGAGTGGAACCAATACCCCGGCGGCGTGCGCAACCCCAATTTCGTGGCCGAACTCAAGCGCCAGATCGATCCCGAAGCCCTGGTCATGTTCCTCTGCCGCAGCGGCGTACGATCGGTCGGCGCCGCCACGGCGGCCACCGAAGCCGGCTACAACAGTTGCTACAACATCCTCGAAGGCTTCGAGGGCGACAAGGATGCCAACGGGCACCGCAATACCATCGGCGGCTGGCGCAAGGCCGGATTGCCATGGATTCAGGGATAA
- the nadA gene encoding quinolinate synthase NadA encodes MQTATIAFEPFNRLSDDACHERIRVARAKLGKKAVLLCHHYQRADVYQYADLTGDSLKLSRLASQTDAEYVIFCGVHFMAEVADIMTAPHQKAILPDLAAGCSMADMANLAKVERCWRELNTVLNAEEEVTPVTYINSAADLKAFCGDHGGIVCTSSNAGTIAKWAFERRPKVLFFPDQHLGRWTGHNMGIAMDEMVVWDPDLELGGLTPAQIKQAKILLWKGHCSVHQMFQKSHIDAFRAKYPEGKVIAHPECNFEVCAASDYVGSTEHIVKIIKEAPEGTRWLVGTELNLVDRLAREVLPQNKIVQFMATTICMCSTMQRIDPQHLAWTLENLVDGKVVNQIAVPEHEAGLAKLALDRMLAIS; translated from the coding sequence ATGCAAACAGCCACCATCGCCTTCGAACCGTTCAACCGCCTCTCCGACGACGCCTGCCATGAGCGCATCCGCGTCGCCCGCGCCAAACTCGGCAAGAAGGCCGTCCTCCTCTGCCATCACTACCAGCGTGCCGACGTCTATCAATACGCCGATCTGACCGGCGATTCGCTCAAACTATCGCGCCTTGCCTCGCAAACCGATGCCGAATACGTCATCTTCTGCGGCGTGCATTTCATGGCCGAAGTCGCCGACATCATGACCGCCCCGCACCAGAAAGCCATCCTGCCCGACCTCGCCGCCGGCTGCTCGATGGCCGACATGGCCAACCTGGCCAAGGTCGAACGCTGCTGGCGCGAACTGAACACCGTGCTCAACGCCGAAGAGGAAGTAACGCCGGTCACCTACATCAACTCGGCAGCCGACCTGAAGGCCTTCTGCGGCGACCATGGCGGCATCGTGTGCACATCGTCCAACGCCGGCACGATTGCCAAATGGGCCTTTGAGCGTCGTCCGAAGGTGCTGTTCTTCCCCGACCAGCACCTCGGTCGGTGGACCGGCCACAACATGGGCATCGCCATGGACGAAATGGTCGTCTGGGACCCCGACCTCGAACTCGGCGGCCTGACGCCAGCCCAGATCAAGCAGGCCAAAATCCTGTTGTGGAAGGGGCACTGCTCGGTGCACCAGATGTTCCAGAAGTCGCATATCGACGCCTTCCGCGCCAAATACCCGGAAGGCAAGGTCATCGCCCACCCGGAATGCAATTTCGAGGTCTGTGCTGCCTCCGATTATGTCGGTTCGACCGAACACATCGTCAAGATCATCAAGGAAGCGCCAGAAGGCACGCGCTGGCTGGTCGGCACCGAACTCAACCTGGTCGACCGCCTGGCCAGGGAAGTGCTGCCGCAGAACAAGATCGTCCAGTTCATGGCGACCACCATCTGCATGTGTTCGACCATGCAGCGCATCGACCCGCAGCATCTGGCGTGGACCCTCGAAAACCTGGTTGACGGCAAGGTGGTCAATCAGATCGCCGTGCCGGAACACGAGGCCGGACTGGCCAAACTGGCCCTCGACCGGATGCTGGCGATTTCCTGA
- a CDS encoding ABC transporter substrate-binding protein: MAHPDYLSRSGQWGRVVGVLAGLLLCLLGGTAALAADDLVEQGRRIYVDGVLPSGAPLTALRAGDVRGEGSSVACVTCHRPSGMGQVEGDLQVRPITGNYLYHIGRKNMATMDPRIGKRMNQAHAGYNDETLARAIREGINSQNTRMVTLMPRYNLEAPDMAALQAYLKQLSANWSPGVTAKMIHFATIVTPEVEPARRKVYVDMLQGIFDQKNGSTMPGRRHMVSPAEMLGGTERNWTLHVWTLEGAPETWAAQLDALYARQPVFAVLGGLSSGDWSPVADFCEQKRLPNWFPSVDYSPSEHGRYTVYFSRGVGLEADVLAKTLRDGAPVKGRIVQVYREGKIGQKGSEQLRAALAETGDKTVVEDRVVRKPGRKAVREALSGLSRSDVAVLWLTPDDLAALGEGAPPKSRVIVSGRLARGQWATLPLASKKSLEVVTPYLLPHNQDANLATYRIWMDLRRFPVVDDAMQSELFFAASYMTATISEMLDNLYVDYLLERVENMLTVQETLRAVDESRMRSLAGKPGAMIAHYGPETSPEGIHRSTLERVTNIKAEQTGTSIYPALGLGAGQRHASKGAYLTRVAGPGLHDLVSDSGWIVP, encoded by the coding sequence ATGGCGCATCCCGATTACCTGAGCCGCAGCGGACAATGGGGGCGCGTTGTCGGCGTCCTGGCTGGCCTGCTGTTATGCCTTTTGGGCGGAACTGCGGCCCTGGCCGCCGATGACCTGGTCGAACAGGGGCGGCGTATTTACGTGGACGGGGTGCTCCCCTCGGGAGCGCCGCTGACCGCCCTGCGGGCCGGCGACGTGCGGGGTGAGGGGAGCAGCGTGGCCTGTGTCACCTGCCATCGCCCGAGCGGGATGGGTCAGGTTGAAGGCGATCTGCAGGTCAGGCCGATTACCGGCAATTATCTGTATCACATCGGCCGCAAGAACATGGCGACGATGGATCCGCGAATCGGCAAGCGGATGAATCAGGCCCATGCCGGCTATAACGACGAGACGCTGGCCCGCGCTATCCGCGAGGGCATCAACAGTCAGAACACCCGCATGGTCACCCTGATGCCACGCTATAACCTGGAAGCGCCCGACATGGCGGCGCTGCAGGCCTACCTCAAACAGTTGTCGGCGAACTGGTCACCCGGCGTCACCGCCAAGATGATCCACTTTGCCACCATCGTCACGCCGGAAGTCGAGCCGGCCCGGCGCAAGGTTTACGTCGACATGCTGCAGGGCATTTTCGACCAGAAGAATGGCAGCACGATGCCCGGTCGTCGCCACATGGTTTCGCCGGCAGAAATGCTCGGGGGCACCGAGCGTAACTGGACTCTCCATGTGTGGACGCTGGAGGGCGCGCCCGAGACCTGGGCGGCCCAGCTCGACGCCCTATATGCCCGTCAGCCGGTATTCGCTGTCCTCGGCGGCCTGTCCTCCGGCGACTGGTCGCCGGTGGCCGACTTCTGTGAACAGAAGCGCCTGCCCAACTGGTTCCCCAGTGTCGATTACTCGCCTTCGGAGCACGGTCGTTATACGGTTTATTTCTCGCGCGGCGTAGGTCTCGAGGCGGATGTGCTGGCCAAGACCCTGCGTGACGGCGCACCGGTCAAGGGGCGTATCGTCCAGGTCTATCGTGAGGGCAAGATCGGCCAGAAGGGATCTGAACAACTCAGGGCGGCTTTGGCCGAGACCGGCGACAAGACGGTGGTCGAAGATCGTGTCGTCCGCAAGCCGGGGCGCAAGGCGGTTCGGGAAGCATTGTCCGGACTGAGTCGCAGTGACGTGGCGGTCCTTTGGCTGACGCCCGATGATCTGGCCGCCCTCGGTGAAGGGGCGCCGCCGAAGAGCCGGGTGATTGTCTCCGGGCGGCTGGCTCGTGGTCAGTGGGCGACCCTGCCGCTTGCCAGCAAAAAGTCGCTCGAAGTGGTTACGCCTTACCTGCTGCCGCACAATCAGGATGCCAATCTGGCGACCTACCGCATCTGGATGGATTTACGGCGGTTCCCGGTGGTCGACGATGCCATGCAAAGCGAACTCTTTTTTGCCGCCAGTTACATGACGGCGACCATTTCGGAAATGCTCGACAATCTTTATGTCGATTATTTGCTGGAGCGGGTGGAAAACATGCTGACCGTTCAGGAAACCCTGCGTGCGGTCGATGAGTCGCGCATGCGCTCACTGGCCGGAAAGCCCGGTGCGATGATCGCGCATTACGGGCCGGAAACCTCGCCGGAGGGGATCCACCGCTCGACGCTCGAGCGGGTCACCAATATCAAGGCCGAACAGACGGGAACCAGCATCTATCCCGCACTCGGTCTTGGGGCCGGGCAGCGCCATGCCTCCAAGGGAGCGTATCTGACCCGTGTGGCGGGGCCGGGCCTGCATGATCTGGTCTCGGACTCTGGCTGGATCGTGCCCTGA
- a CDS encoding FKBP-type peptidyl-prolyl cis-trans isomerase, producing the protein MKKLHMLPLVCVLVAANVMAESQPVGKEVRQTRESKEKTSYVIGMQTGRNLRMGGMEIDVEQMIAGLRDGLDNKSTISDDEARKIMTNAMNDARRKTRVAAEDNRMRSAKFLQENRIRPGVVVLPTGVQYEVIKQGTGAKPMDVDTVVVSYRGTLINGQVFDKSEDGKPVAFKQAGLIAGWRDALKEMTVGSQWKLYVPPERAYGEQGAGAIGPNEVLIFEMELVAVKPSK; encoded by the coding sequence ATGAAAAAATTGCACATGCTCCCGCTGGTTTGCGTTCTTGTTGCTGCCAACGTCATGGCGGAAAGCCAGCCGGTCGGCAAGGAAGTCAGGCAAACCAGGGAATCCAAGGAAAAGACCAGCTATGTGATCGGTATGCAGACCGGCCGCAATCTGCGTATGGGCGGAATGGAGATCGATGTGGAGCAGATGATTGCCGGTCTGCGCGATGGTCTCGATAACAAGTCGACCATTTCGGACGACGAGGCCCGCAAGATCATGACCAATGCCATGAATGACGCCCGCCGCAAGACCCGTGTCGCGGCCGAGGATAATCGCATGCGGTCGGCCAAGTTCCTTCAGGAAAACCGGATCCGGCCTGGCGTTGTCGTGCTCCCCACTGGCGTCCAGTATGAAGTGATCAAGCAAGGCACCGGTGCCAAGCCGATGGATGTCGACACAGTGGTTGTCAGTTATCGTGGCACCCTGATCAATGGTCAGGTATTCGACAAGTCCGAGGATGGTAAGCCGGTGGCCTTCAAGCAGGCCGGCCTGATTGCCGGCTGGCGCGATGCCCTCAAGGAAATGACGGTGGGTTCGCAGTGGAAGTTGTACGTGCCGCCCGAGCGTGCTTACGGCGAGCAAGGTGCCGGCGCAATCGGCCCCAACGAAGTGCTCATTTTTGAGATGGAACTGGTGGCGGTCAAGCCGTCCAAGTAA